The DNA window AATGTTGCCAATGGCTGACCCTACTTTTGAACCAGGTCCTCCTGGTGAAGAATCTATTGAACTTGCTCGTGTTGTTGATAGGGGAATACGTGAAAGTGAAATGGTGGATTTAGAAAAACTCTGTGTTGAAGAAGGTAAACATGTTTGGATGTTATTCATTGACTTAAATATTATTGATAACTGTGGAAACCTCTTTGATGCATGTGAATTAGCTGTTATGGCAGCATTAAAATCAACTAGATTACCTACTGCAACTATTGTAGATGATGAACCTGTAATTGATAAAGAAAACACTGTACCATTATCTATTAATAAAAATGTTGCAATGTGTACTTTTGTTAAAATTGGGGATAGATTAGTTATTGATCCTAATTTAATTGAAGAAGAAGTTGCAGATGCACGTTTAAATGTTGGAGTTACTGATGAAGGTAGAATCTGTGCTATGCAAAAAGGCGGTTCCAGCCCATTAACTCCAGATGAAATATCTAGTGCTGTAAATATGGCTATTTCAAAATCAAAAGAATTATTTAATTATATTTAAATGTCCTCTGGTCTATTTAAATTTTTAAATTCTTCTTTTAACAATTTTTTATTATCTATTTCTACATATTTACAATTTAAAGTTTCAATTAAACCTTTAATGTGTAGAATATCTTTTTTTATTAACTTTTCTATTTTGTCAACTACATTTTGACTGTATATTGAGTGCA is part of the Methanobrevibacter woesei genome and encodes:
- the rrp42 gene encoding exosome complex protein Rrp42, giving the protein MTNITPEITKESIINLVNNDKREDGRELTEYRDITIETNVISKAEGSAKVILGGTQVIAGVKPQLGAPFPDTPELGVLMTNCEMLPMADPTFEPGPPGEESIELARVVDRGIRESEMVDLEKLCVEEGKHVWMLFIDLNIIDNCGNLFDACELAVMAALKSTRLPTATIVDDEPVIDKENTVPLSINKNVAMCTFVKIGDRLVIDPNLIEEEVADARLNVGVTDEGRICAMQKGGSSPLTPDEISSAVNMAISKSKELFNYI